Part of the Sphingomonadaceae bacterium OTU29LAMAA1 genome, CACGCCAACAAGGCGCTACTGATCGCGGTCGTCACTGAACCGGTCGCGCTGGGGGCGATCAAGTCGCCGGGCGAGATGGATGCGGATATCGTCGTCGGCGAAGGACAGTCGCTCGGCGTCGGGCTGCAATTCGGCGGGCCGTATGTCGGGCTGTTCGGTTGCAAAGACAAATACGTCCGCCAGATGCCGGGCCGGTTGTGCGGCGAGACGGTGGACGCCGATGGCAAGCGCGGCTTCGTGCTGACGCTGTCGACGCGCGAGCAGCATATCCGCCGCGAAAAGGCGACGTCGAACATCTGCACCAACTCCGGCCTGTGCGCGCTGGCATTCTCGGTGCACATGACGTTGCTGGGCGAGAAGGGGCTGCGGCAGTTGGCGGCGATCAACCATGTCGGCGCAGCGGCGGCGGCGGAGCGGCTGGCCAAGGTGCCGGGCGTCGAGCTGGTCACCGACACGTTCTTCAACGAATTCACGCTGAAACTGCCCGTCGAGGCGCGTCCCGTCGTTCGCACGCTGGCGGATCGCGGCATCCTGGCGGGCGTGTCGCTCGGGCGGCTGTACCCGGACGAGGCGGGGCTTGCGAACGGGCTGATCGTCGCGGTCACCGAAACCACCACCGCGGAGGACGTCGAGACGTTTGCCGCCGCGCTTCAGGAGGTACTGGCATGAGCATCAACCAGAGCGGCTGGCGGCCGGAGATGAACGCTGGCACCGGTAACGCGGCCCCGACCTTCACCGGCAACAAGGCGCTGATGCTGGAAGAGGCGCTGATCTTCGAGATCGGCTCGGCGGAAACGACCGGCGTGGATTTCGCCGATCGTGGTGAGATCGGTGCGAGCAACAAGCTTGGTGGGTTGTTCCGCGATAAGGCGATCGGGCTACCCGGCCTCGCCGAGCCCGAAGCCGTGCGCCACTATACGCGCCTGTCGCGTCAGAATTACGCGATCGACCTCGGCCTGTTCCCGCTCGGGTCGTGCACGATGAAGCACAATCCGCGACTGAACGAAAAGATGGCGCGGCTGCCCGGCTTCAGCGACGTTCACCCGCTCGCGCCGGTCGATACGGTGCAGGGCGCCCTGGAGGTGATCCATCAGCTCAGCCACTGGCTGGTGACGCTGACCGGCATGACCAGCGTCGCGATGAGCCCCAAGGCGGGCGCGCATGGCGAGCTGTGCGGCATCCTCGCGATCAAGGCAGCGCTGGCCAAGCGCGGCGAGGTGGATCGCAAGGTCATCCTCGTCCCCGAATCGGCGCATGGCACCAATCCGGCCACCGCCGCCTTCGCCGGCTTCAAGGTGGAGGATATTCCTGCCACCGCCGATGGCCGCGTCGACACCGCGGCGCTGACCGCGCGGCTGGGGCCGGACGTGGCGGGCGTGATGATCACCAACCCCAACACCTGCGGGCTGTTCGAGCGCGATCTCAAGACGATCTCGGACGCGGTGCATGCGGCGGGCGGCTACGTCTATTGCGACGGCGCGAACTTCAACGCGATCGTCGGGCGGGTGCGCCCGGGCGACCTCGGCGTCGATGCGATGCACATCAACCTGCACAAGACCTTCTCCACCCCGCACGGCGGCGGCGGACCGGGGTCGGGTCCGGTGGTGTTCTCCGAAGCACTGACCCCGTTCGCGCCGCTGCCGTTCGTCGAGAAGCAGGGCGAGCAGTTCGTGCTGGTCGAGGAAGAGACGGCGGGCGAGCATCACGCGGGCAGCTTCGGCCGGATGGTCGCGTTCCATGGCCAGATGGGCATGTTCACGCGGGCGCTGACCTACATCCTGTCGCACGGTGCCGACGGCCTGCGTCAGGTGGCCGAGGATGCGGTGCTCAACGCCAATTACGTGCTGCGTTCGCTCGAGGGTTCGCTCGACGCGCTGTTCGCCGGATCGGGGCCGTGCATGCACGAGGCGATCTTCTCGGACGCCAACCTGGCCGAGGGCTTCTCGACGCTGGATGTCGCCAAGGGGCTGATCGACGAGGGCTTCCACCCGATGACGGTGTATTTCCCGCTGGTCGTCCACGGTGCGATGCTGGTCGAGCCGACCGAGACCGAATCGAAGGCGGCGCTCGACCAGTTCATCGGCGCGCTGCGCTCGGTGGCGGAGCGGGCGAAGGCGGGTGACGTGTCGCTCAAGTCCGCGCCGCACTTCGCCCCGCGCAGTCGGCTGGACGAGACGCTCGCCGCGCGCAAGCCGGTGCTGGTGTGGAAGGACGCAGTTCTGGCGCAGGCGGCGGAATAACTTCGTGTTCCTGCGAACGCAGGAACCCCGAGCAACGGGCCGATCGGCTAGTGGCTCGGTGCTCCTGCGCGCGCAGGAGCACCGGCGCGTTTATAACCTTCCTTGTCACAGCGTGTCCGACTAGCCTTACCCGAACGGGAGGCGGGGAATGCAGGCACAGCAACCGGGCGGATGGATCAGTTATGCGATCCCGCTGGTCATCGTCGCGATCGTCATGGCGATCCGGTGGAAGCGGATGAGCCGGGTACGGCCGCTCAAGCTCGAGCGGCTGTGGATATTGCCGGCGATCTATGCGGTGGTGATCGGATTCACTTTTTCGCGCTTTCCGCCGCAGGGTTGGGGATGGGCGTCCTGTCTTGCCGCCTTGATGCTCGGTGCGGGGCTGGGGTGGCAGCGGGGCAAGATGATGCGGATCACGCTCGATCCAGAGACGCATACGCTCGGTCAGACGTCGTCGCCCGCGGCGTTGCTGTTCATCCTGCTCCTGATCGTCGTCCGGAACGGTGCCAAAAGCGCCGTGGACTATGCCGGGCCGGTCGGGCTCGATCCGATGGCGATGACGGATATCCTGATGGCGTTGGCGCTCGGGCTGTTCACGGCGCAACGGCTGGAGATGTATCTGCGGGGAAGGCAGATGCTGGCGGGCGGCTCACGCGATCTCGCCGGCTGACAGGGTTTCCTGCCGCCGGCGGACGGCTTCGCGCCAGACGATCACCAGTCCGCTGGCGATGATGACCGGCGCGCCGATCCAGGTCGCCGCCGCCGGGAGCGAGCCGAACAGCAGCCAGCCGAGCAGGGTCGCCCATAACAGGCTGGAATAATCCATCGGCACCACGACCGACACCGGACCGAGACGTAGCGAGTTGGTCATCGCGATCTGCGCGCAGCCGCCGAGCGTGCCGACTGCCGCCAGCGCTGCCCAACCGGTCGGGCTGTGCGCCTGCGCGACCGGCAGGTAGAAGACCGACAGGGGTACCAGCGACAGGACGGAGAACCAGAAGACGGTGGTCAGCGCAGCCTCGGTCTTGCCGATCTGGCGGAGCAATATGGTAACGCAGGCGGTCCCGAATGCGCCGGCCAGCGAAAAGGCCGCGCCGCGCAACGGGAAATGGTCACCGGCCGGTTGCGCGACTATCAGGACACCGGCGAACCCGACGAGGACTGCGCCCCAGCGCCAGACACCGGTCGGCTCGCGCAGCACCGCCGCGCCGAGGATCGTCGCGAAGATCGGCACGGTGAAGCCGATCGTCGTCGCCTCCGCCAGCGGCAGCGCGACGATGCCGTTGAAGGTCATCGCCATTGCCGACAGCCCGACGATCGCGCGGAGGACATGTGCAGGCAGGCGCTGCGTCGCGACGGCGGAGAGGCTTGGACCCGCAAGGATTACGCCCGTCACCAGCAGCGCCGCGCCGAACTGGCGGAAGAACAGGATCTCGACGACGCTTGCGCCCGCTTGTTCGGCAAGTTTGATCGCGGCGTTCATCAGCGCGAAGAACACCACGGACAGCAGGCGCAGCGCGATCGCGGGAAGGATACGGTCGGATGTCACGCAGGCGTCCTAGCGGCGGCGCCTGCTAAAGTCCTCCCCCGCCAAAGGGGAGGTGGCACGGCGCAGCCGTGACGGAGGGGGAGGGAAGCGACGGCGTCCGTGATCATAGCGTTCACCGCTTACCTCCCCCACCACCATTCGGCTGACGCCGAACGGTC contains:
- the gcvPB gene encoding aminomethyl-transferring glycine dehydrogenase subunit GcvPB — protein: MSINQSGWRPEMNAGTGNAAPTFTGNKALMLEEALIFEIGSAETTGVDFADRGEIGASNKLGGLFRDKAIGLPGLAEPEAVRHYTRLSRQNYAIDLGLFPLGSCTMKHNPRLNEKMARLPGFSDVHPLAPVDTVQGALEVIHQLSHWLVTLTGMTSVAMSPKAGAHGELCGILAIKAALAKRGEVDRKVILVPESAHGTNPATAAFAGFKVEDIPATADGRVDTAALTARLGPDVAGVMITNPNTCGLFERDLKTISDAVHAAGGYVYCDGANFNAIVGRVRPGDLGVDAMHINLHKTFSTPHGGGGPGSGPVVFSEALTPFAPLPFVEKQGEQFVLVEEETAGEHHAGSFGRMVAFHGQMGMFTRALTYILSHGADGLRQVAEDAVLNANYVLRSLEGSLDALFAGSGPCMHEAIFSDANLAEGFSTLDVAKGLIDEGFHPMTVYFPLVVHGAMLVEPTETESKAALDQFIGALRSVAERAKAGDVSLKSAPHFAPRSRLDETLAARKPVLVWKDAVLAQAAE
- a CDS encoding DMT family transporter gives rise to the protein MTSDRILPAIALRLLSVVFFALMNAAIKLAEQAGASVVEILFFRQFGAALLVTGVILAGPSLSAVATQRLPAHVLRAIVGLSAMAMTFNGIVALPLAEATTIGFTVPIFATILGAAVLREPTGVWRWGAVLVGFAGVLIVAQPAGDHFPLRGAAFSLAGAFGTACVTILLRQIGKTEAALTTVFWFSVLSLVPLSVFYLPVAQAHSPTGWAALAAVGTLGGCAQIAMTNSLRLGPVSVVVPMDYSSLLWATLLGWLLFGSLPAAATWIGAPVIIASGLVIVWREAVRRRQETLSAGEIA
- a CDS encoding cytochrome c biogenesis protein CcdC; the protein is MQAQQPGGWISYAIPLVIVAIVMAIRWKRMSRVRPLKLERLWILPAIYAVVIGFTFSRFPPQGWGWASCLAALMLGAGLGWQRGKMMRITLDPETHTLGQTSSPAALLFILLLIVVRNGAKSAVDYAGPVGLDPMAMTDILMALALGLFTAQRLEMYLRGRQMLAGGSRDLAG